The following proteins are encoded in a genomic region of Terriglobales bacterium:
- a CDS encoding DUF1877 family protein: MGMVAEFEQITSQQLETFLENPREAYDYILSELYDNPKMTEHMRVMLAGLREHAKSDKLPQLAKDQFVHTLAKLEAQVERQTGLRLVKSQSGDPQPPPRKKFSLEKNWHVLHYALNGTAEGGKGFLADAVMGGAQIPDVDGVMGYGPLRYFRSQHVKAIVRALEEIDPGTLLSKLDYADAQGKKIYLAHTLDNLNDWSYLPDLFKDFRAFYTDAEQSGNAMLLWIT, encoded by the coding sequence ATGGGAATGGTCGCAGAGTTCGAGCAAATAACCTCGCAACAGCTCGAAACGTTTCTTGAGAATCCGAGGGAAGCTTACGACTACATTCTCTCCGAGCTCTACGACAATCCCAAGATGACCGAGCACATGCGAGTGATGTTAGCGGGACTGCGGGAGCATGCGAAATCCGATAAGCTGCCACAGCTGGCAAAAGATCAATTTGTGCACACTCTCGCGAAGCTGGAGGCCCAAGTCGAAAGACAGACCGGCTTGAGGCTGGTGAAGTCGCAGAGCGGCGATCCGCAACCACCCCCACGAAAGAAGTTCTCGCTGGAGAAAAACTGGCATGTCCTGCACTATGCGCTCAACGGAACGGCTGAAGGCGGCAAGGGGTTCCTAGCTGATGCGGTAATGGGTGGAGCACAGATTCCCGATGTGGATGGAGTCATGGGATACGGACCTTTGAGGTACTTCCGCTCACAACACGTGAAGGCAATTGTGCGAGCGTTGGAGGAAATAGACCCTGGCACCCTTCTCTCGAAACTGGATTACGCGGACGCACAAGGCAAGAAAATTTACCTGGCTCATACCCTGGACAACCTCAACGATTGGTCGTACCTACCCGATCTATTCAAGGACTTTCGAGCCTTTTATACCGATGCAGAACAAAGCGGCAACGCAATGTTGCTATGGATCACCTAA
- a CDS encoding TetR/AcrR family transcriptional regulator — MATRIPEATTPVKRTPQIADFRRRTPRQTRAKDTVDVIIEATAQILQREGRSTLNTNRIAERAGISIGTLYQYFPNKQAILIEIARREIERDRAVVARAISQASENSGVDPARIGVRALITSQKKQSKVRRAAFDALLAEGFSQFGLESASAFQQINEMIGTHRERLLSDRARYPSPLMLFVISRAITGAIRSAILEDSPFLTTSEFEDELVHLIRGFFRKGKDRDK; from the coding sequence TTGGCTACTCGGATTCCGGAAGCTACCACGCCGGTGAAGCGAACCCCGCAAATCGCTGATTTCAGACGCAGAACGCCGCGCCAAACCCGCGCTAAGGACACAGTCGATGTCATTATTGAGGCAACGGCTCAGATTTTGCAGAGGGAAGGTAGGTCAACACTTAACACGAACAGAATCGCCGAGCGAGCTGGAATCAGCATTGGGACGCTTTATCAATACTTCCCAAACAAGCAGGCTATTCTGATCGAGATTGCACGTCGGGAGATCGAGCGCGATCGAGCGGTAGTAGCCAGGGCGATCTCTCAAGCCTCGGAGAATTCTGGCGTCGATCCGGCGCGCATCGGTGTGCGAGCTCTGATTACTTCGCAGAAAAAGCAAAGCAAAGTACGTCGTGCCGCATTCGATGCTTTGCTAGCGGAAGGTTTCAGCCAATTCGGGCTGGAAAGCGCATCGGCGTTTCAGCAGATTAACGAGATGATTGGCACGCACCGTGAGCGCCTGCTGTCAGATCGTGCCCGCTATCCCTCGCCTCTAATGTTGTTTGTCATCTCTCGCGCTATCACTGGAGCAATTCGCTCCGCGATCCTGGAGGATTCTCCGTTCCTCACCACAAGCGAGTTCGAAGACGAATTGGTACATCTCATTCGTGGTTTCTTTCGAAAAGGAAAAGACAGAGACAAGTAA
- a CDS encoding ABC transporter permease — MTIVHDLQYGVRILLKSPLATLVMLLILGVGIGANTAIFSLVNALYWKPIDVDHPDQIVKVFAKGRHAYGAGFSYPEYISFRNHNTSFVSLAAESTVAQLHLVLQGEALEARGAFVSANYFSTLGVRPLIGRFFMPEEDLVPDRDPVAVISAELWKNRFGSDTQIVGRRITVNRAELQIVGVAPPGFGGVHAGTPEELWMPSMMLHLHGYGGCAQQVECRVFDDLIGQLASGRRRAEAEDELSRIVVWSAADWPRNYPPRKIGVFPMMGVDPDERPYFAAQMRLLMAVAAVLLVVSCANLAGLLLARSVTRGREIAVRLSIGASRARITRQLLTENLLLSFTGCALGLGFSLWGRNALESFYNVDSEGFQHLYDLRLDWRVFAFSFAVSIFTAILFGLAPALQATRLDLITQLKEGSGSGAASRSGRFRQALVAGQVALSLVLLIAAGLMVRSGQSLQRGTNFDPQHVAVLRIRPELLHYTPQQNEEVFRRVVENLKALPGVEAVTSVHGGQGLIWHWESGREVNVNLPGESTQGLEVLHHDIGLEFFRTLRIPLLEGQDFAPEDDAQAPSVAILNATLAKRLWPNASALGRTVIVNQRPTRIVGVAADIQPANALQPAAPYLFLPLWQSDPGKEGDLRLAVRVKSDPKAALPDIRRAIHAMDANIPIGEDMPMSEQIEVEYMPVMLSRTVISYCGIIALCLSAVGLFSVLTYYVKTRTREIGIRMALGAQLKSVLQLIIGQGITMSLAGVAAGLLLAVGTTRLLGAWLYGIRGMDYFAFVVASLLLFMIAMAASYLPARKAAAVDPIVALRQE, encoded by the coding sequence ATGACGATAGTGCACGATCTTCAATACGGGGTTCGCATCTTGCTTAAGTCGCCGTTGGCGACTCTCGTAATGCTGCTGATTCTCGGTGTGGGAATTGGGGCAAACACAGCGATCTTTAGTCTGGTCAATGCGCTGTATTGGAAGCCCATCGACGTGGACCATCCAGATCAGATCGTGAAAGTCTTCGCCAAGGGCCGACATGCGTACGGTGCTGGATTCTCCTATCCCGAGTACATTTCTTTTCGCAACCACAACACGTCATTCGTTTCGCTCGCGGCGGAATCTACGGTCGCGCAACTCCATCTTGTCTTGCAAGGCGAGGCTCTGGAAGCGCGAGGCGCCTTCGTCTCCGCTAACTACTTTTCGACACTTGGCGTAAGACCCTTGATCGGAAGGTTCTTCATGCCCGAGGAAGACCTGGTTCCGGATAGAGATCCGGTTGCGGTCATCAGCGCGGAATTGTGGAAGAACCGTTTCGGGAGCGATACACAAATCGTTGGACGCCGGATAACCGTGAATCGGGCTGAGCTGCAGATCGTGGGAGTGGCACCGCCGGGCTTTGGCGGCGTGCATGCCGGCACTCCAGAGGAGCTGTGGATGCCATCGATGATGCTGCACCTCCACGGCTACGGCGGCTGTGCGCAACAGGTTGAATGCAGGGTCTTCGATGACCTGATCGGGCAGCTGGCTTCAGGACGTCGGCGAGCTGAGGCCGAAGATGAGCTCAGCCGGATTGTTGTCTGGTCTGCGGCCGACTGGCCGAGGAACTATCCTCCCCGGAAGATTGGTGTATTTCCCATGATGGGAGTTGATCCCGACGAGCGCCCATACTTCGCCGCTCAGATGCGTCTTCTCATGGCCGTCGCCGCCGTGCTGCTGGTGGTGTCATGCGCGAACCTGGCAGGCTTACTGCTGGCGCGCAGCGTGACCCGAGGCCGGGAGATAGCCGTTCGACTTTCCATTGGAGCAAGCCGGGCGCGGATCACACGGCAGCTACTGACTGAGAACCTGCTGTTGTCGTTCACCGGCTGCGCCCTCGGCCTGGGATTTTCGCTATGGGGCCGCAACGCGCTGGAGAGTTTCTATAACGTCGACAGCGAAGGCTTTCAGCATCTCTATGATCTTCGCCTGGACTGGCGAGTCTTTGCGTTTTCCTTCGCCGTTTCCATCTTCACCGCCATCCTGTTTGGCCTCGCTCCAGCACTGCAGGCTACGCGTCTGGATCTAATCACGCAGCTCAAAGAGGGATCTGGTTCCGGCGCAGCTTCGCGAAGCGGGCGTTTCCGGCAAGCGCTGGTCGCTGGGCAAGTTGCGCTTTCCCTGGTGCTCCTGATTGCTGCAGGATTGATGGTACGCAGCGGCCAGTCGCTACAGCGCGGAACAAATTTCGATCCGCAGCACGTCGCTGTCTTGAGGATTCGTCCCGAGCTGCTTCACTATACTCCGCAACAGAATGAAGAAGTCTTTCGCCGAGTAGTAGAAAATCTAAAAGCACTTCCGGGAGTCGAAGCCGTGACCTCTGTGCATGGCGGCCAAGGTTTGATCTGGCACTGGGAAAGCGGGCGAGAGGTGAACGTGAACTTACCCGGAGAGTCCACGCAAGGCCTGGAAGTACTTCATCATGACATCGGCTTAGAATTTTTCCGCACATTGCGGATTCCGCTGCTCGAAGGCCAGGACTTTGCTCCCGAAGATGACGCCCAGGCGCCATCCGTCGCAATTCTCAATGCCACACTGGCGAAGCGGCTTTGGCCCAATGCCTCTGCCCTGGGCAGAACTGTAATCGTGAATCAAAGACCGACCCGCATCGTGGGAGTAGCGGCCGATATCCAGCCAGCCAATGCATTGCAGCCTGCCGCGCCATATCTCTTCCTCCCACTTTGGCAAAGCGATCCCGGCAAAGAGGGCGATCTGCGGCTCGCCGTGCGAGTGAAATCCGATCCCAAGGCGGCTCTGCCCGACATTCGCCGCGCGATCCATGCTATGGATGCCAACATTCCTATCGGCGAAGATATGCCCATGTCGGAACAGATCGAAGTCGAGTACATGCCGGTGATGTTATCGCGCACGGTGATTTCTTATTGTGGGATCATCGCACTGTGTCTCAGTGCGGTTGGGCTGTTTAGCGTGCTTACGTACTACGTGAAGACGCGCACGCGTGAGATCGGCATCCGCATGGCACTCGGTGCTCAGTTGAAGAGTGTTCTGCAGCTCATTATCGGCCAGGGCATCACCATGAGCCTTGCTGGCGTGGCCGCCGGCCTGCTGCTCGCGGTCGGAACGACTCGCCTGCTGGGTGCATGGCTCTACGGAATTCGTGGCATGGACTATTTTGCCTTCGTCGTCGCGTCATTGCTGCTTTTCATGATTGCCATGGCAGCGAGCTATCTGCCAGCCCGGAAAGCAGCAGCGGTGGATCCGATTGTTGCGTTGAGACAGGAATGA
- a CDS encoding DUF3291 domain-containing protein, translating into MPRYHVAQINIGRIVALLDDPQMAGFVSRLDELNALADRAPGFVWRLQTSEGNATYFRPYNDDRILMNMSVWESVEALKNYVYRTVHSELLRHRHEWFTKFAGTYLALWWVPAGHIPGVDEARKRLAHLEAHGPTQFAFTFKTVFPADESFQRAIDWSSFQPCPAT; encoded by the coding sequence ATGCCTCGGTATCACGTCGCGCAAATCAACATTGGTCGAATTGTTGCTCTTCTAGACGATCCTCAGATGGCAGGCTTCGTCTCGCGCCTCGACGAACTCAATGCGCTTGCCGATCGCGCTCCGGGATTCGTATGGCGCCTGCAAACCTCCGAGGGCAACGCGACCTATTTCCGTCCCTACAACGACGATCGCATTCTCATGAATATGTCAGTATGGGAAAGTGTCGAGGCACTGAAGAATTACGTCTATCGCACAGTGCATTCCGAACTGCTGCGGCACCGGCACGAGTGGTTCACCAAGTTCGCCGGAACGTATTTGGCGTTGTGGTGGGTTCCAGCTGGACACATTCCCGGGGTCGACGAAGCCAGGAAGCGGCTCGCTCATCTCGAAGCTCATGGCCCAACCCAGTTTGCGTTTACTTTCAAAACCGTCTTTCCGGCGGATGAGTCCTTCCAGCGAGCGATCGACTGGTCGTCGTTTCAGCCGTGTCCAGCAACCTGA
- a CDS encoding TIGR03118 family protein, which produces MQLHPLTWRIDALVFSVVLALTSAASAQQYKQTNLDSDIQGLASNPPAGQPDLPLLNPWGITAGPGSPFWVADNNGGVSTLYNGAGVLQGLIVNIPPTVNGKGTGTPTGTVFSGGLGFTVHGNGATGAAAFIFVTEDGTVVGWAPSLGPDLPNDAFVTVPNQSGNAVYKGCTIAKVSPNGSTYLYVANFRSGQIEVYDTNFAPVTLNAKGDDGDDRAFHDGEIPRDFAPFNVQAVGSDLYVTYAKQNSTKHDDFDAPGLGFVDKFSPSGKLLQRLQHGPWLDAPWGVALAPANFGFFGNHLLIGNAGSGQIAVYDPGSGRFDGLLRDQSGHALQNQRLWGLRFSDGTGAQASAPTNTLFFTAGVNDEADGLFGTITPADNATPENNRDDH; this is translated from the coding sequence ATGCAGTTGCATCCGCTTACTTGGCGTATCGACGCCTTGGTCTTTTCTGTTGTGCTGGCGCTTACCAGCGCCGCCTCGGCCCAACAATATAAGCAAACCAACCTTGATTCCGACATTCAGGGCCTTGCGTCGAATCCGCCTGCCGGCCAACCTGACCTGCCGCTGCTCAACCCCTGGGGGATTACTGCCGGCCCCGGCAGCCCTTTTTGGGTCGCAGATAACAACGGCGGCGTCTCAACTCTGTACAACGGAGCCGGAGTGTTGCAGGGCCTGATCGTGAATATTCCTCCCACGGTAAATGGCAAAGGGACGGGCACGCCCACAGGCACTGTCTTTTCGGGAGGCCTGGGATTCACGGTTCATGGAAACGGAGCCACCGGCGCGGCTGCGTTCATCTTTGTAACGGAAGACGGAACCGTCGTTGGCTGGGCGCCGTCGCTCGGACCTGATCTTCCCAATGATGCCTTTGTCACCGTGCCCAACCAAAGTGGGAACGCGGTCTACAAGGGTTGCACGATCGCCAAGGTGAGTCCGAACGGTTCCACCTATCTGTATGTTGCAAACTTCCGCTCGGGCCAGATCGAGGTCTATGACACGAACTTTGCCCCGGTGACGTTGAATGCCAAGGGCGACGACGGCGATGATCGCGCATTTCACGATGGCGAAATCCCCCGCGACTTCGCTCCTTTCAACGTTCAGGCAGTCGGTAGTGACCTCTACGTAACCTACGCGAAACAGAACAGCACCAAGCATGATGATTTCGACGCTCCCGGTTTGGGATTTGTCGACAAGTTCTCGCCCTCAGGCAAGCTATTGCAGCGACTTCAGCACGGACCGTGGCTCGACGCTCCCTGGGGTGTAGCCCTGGCTCCGGCTAACTTCGGATTCTTCGGCAATCACCTGCTCATCGGCAACGCCGGCAGCGGACAGATCGCCGTCTATGATCCGGGAAGCGGACGCTTCGATGGATTGTTGCGCGATCAAAGCGGACACGCCCTGCAGAACCAGCGCCTTTGGGGATTGCGCTTCAGCGATGGCACCGGCGCACAAGCCTCAGCGCCAACCAACACACTCTTCTTCACGGCCGGCGTGAACGACGAAGCCGATGGCCTCTTCGGAACCATCACTCCAGCCGACAACGCCACACCAGAAAACAACCGCGACGATCACTAA
- a CDS encoding DUF6731 family protein encodes MTTRLSYDFFIPSALNGADFSAALQKLLETPMEARRVDYGAFYFDVSDTEARNGQTVGLVSRHRMRNLPPTGDSRTGALDRLTLSDHQSVAEPCAFLYDSELNTLVFQRSPHVSHSAFARLVNWAAYTGFVFLPVLNEDAMTRLEKLKKPRRFILTIASPQAAEYFDNLESSLQGLASFVRELAGGRVRIEVGVLPKSQSLSKEAILHTVEALFDRLDSEHLEKLEVDGEDEAGENQIVDFIDAQFRGHQALAEAAPRHTDTGLLKDSIRKAFDTSRVYLSTQLRSRAA; translated from the coding sequence ATGACGACACGACTGAGCTACGATTTCTTCATCCCTTCGGCGCTCAACGGCGCCGATTTTTCTGCTGCCCTGCAAAAACTTCTCGAGACGCCAATGGAGGCGCGTCGCGTAGATTACGGTGCGTTCTACTTCGACGTGTCAGACACAGAAGCTCGAAACGGCCAGACGGTCGGCTTGGTTTCGCGGCACCGGATGCGAAATCTGCCCCCAACAGGGGATTCGCGGACAGGCGCGCTTGATCGGCTAACCCTTTCGGATCACCAGAGCGTGGCGGAGCCCTGCGCGTTTCTGTATGACTCAGAATTGAACACCCTGGTGTTCCAACGATCGCCTCACGTGAGCCACTCTGCGTTCGCCCGGCTCGTCAACTGGGCTGCTTATACCGGTTTCGTCTTCCTGCCAGTTCTGAATGAAGATGCGATGACCCGTCTGGAAAAACTAAAAAAGCCGCGACGATTCATCCTGACGATAGCATCGCCGCAAGCTGCCGAATATTTTGACAATCTTGAGTCCAGTCTCCAGGGGCTGGCTTCTTTCGTACGGGAGCTGGCGGGAGGGCGCGTCAGAATTGAAGTCGGTGTGCTTCCGAAATCTCAGTCCTTATCCAAGGAAGCCATCCTGCACACCGTCGAGGCCCTCTTCGACCGACTGGACAGCGAGCATCTCGAGAAACTCGAAGTGGACGGTGAAGACGAGGCCGGAGAAAATCAAATCGTGGATTTCATTGACGCTCAATTCAGAGGACATCAGGCTCTGGCCGAGGCCGCGCCCCGCCACACGGATACCGGGCTATTGAAAGACTCAATCCGAAAAGCGTTCGATACCAGTCGCGTCTATCTGTCCACGCAACTCCGATCGCGCGCCGCTTAG
- a CDS encoding DUF2934 domain-containing protein: MTATQRTAHDLPQDNSETTISSDLQDQIRTRAYEIYEHRGRHDGFAEKDWLEAEAEILAKADASPEVRVSAAAREKAVAFIDSRRQAALSRAARSAEKARPDRAGV, translated from the coding sequence ATGACAGCCACTCAACGCACTGCACACGATCTCCCGCAAGATAATTCTGAAACCACTATCTCCTCCGATTTACAAGATCAGATACGCACGCGCGCTTACGAGATTTATGAGCACAGAGGCAGACATGACGGCTTTGCGGAAAAGGACTGGCTTGAAGCCGAAGCTGAAATCCTGGCAAAGGCCGATGCTTCCCCCGAGGTCCGAGTGTCGGCAGCCGCGCGCGAAAAGGCTGTTGCATTCATCGACTCCAGGCGGCAGGCCGCCCTGAGCCGGGCAGCTCGATCGGCAGAGAAGGCTCGTCCCGACCGCGCCGGCGTTTGA
- a CDS encoding response regulator produces MNQFKVIVVDDQPTIANTLCQILRSEGYSAFAAYEAEGAMMLCRHHSPALLLSDVIMPGISGVDLAQQVSRELPDCHIILFSGHVDTVPLLAAARAQGFHFECLAKPVQPEDLLAMVRTISEAETQKNRKAA; encoded by the coding sequence ATGAACCAATTCAAAGTTATCGTAGTCGACGATCAGCCGACCATTGCCAATACCCTTTGCCAGATCCTTCGCAGCGAGGGTTATTCCGCCTTTGCGGCCTATGAGGCGGAAGGCGCCATGATGCTGTGCCGGCACCACTCTCCAGCTCTGCTTCTCTCCGATGTGATCATGCCCGGCATCTCTGGCGTTGATTTGGCTCAGCAGGTCTCGCGCGAGCTGCCCGATTGCCACATCATCCTTTTTTCCGGGCACGTAGATACGGTGCCGCTGCTGGCCGCCGCGCGCGCGCAAGGCTTTCACTTTGAATGTTTAGCGAAGCCAGTGCAACCAGAAGATCTCCTGGCGATGGTGCGCACAATCTCGGAAGCCGAGACGCAGAAGAATCGGAAAGCTGCGTGA
- a CDS encoding response regulator transcription factor — protein MSDKITVLSVDDHPLWCVGIASVINAQRDMQLVAHASTGRQAIEYFRKHKADVILTELRLPDISGIELMIAIRDEFPDARFIILTSFARDNEIRRALAEGAHAYMLKSMPSSELIDVIRQVHAGKKSIPAPIAAQLAEYCSDGLLTDREVEVLRHLVEGNRNRDIAEKLFITEETVKAHMKHIMDKLGANDRTQALVIAVRRGVIQL, from the coding sequence ATGAGCGACAAGATCACGGTTTTGAGCGTTGATGACCATCCCCTGTGGTGCGTCGGAATTGCCAGCGTTATCAATGCTCAACGGGACATGCAGTTGGTGGCACATGCTTCCACTGGACGCCAGGCGATTGAGTATTTCCGTAAGCACAAGGCTGACGTTATCCTCACGGAACTCAGGCTTCCAGATATAAGCGGCATCGAGTTAATGATCGCTATCCGCGACGAGTTTCCTGATGCACGTTTTATCATCTTGACTAGTTTCGCGCGCGACAACGAGATTCGGCGAGCCCTCGCAGAAGGGGCGCATGCTTACATGCTCAAGAGCATGCCTTCCAGCGAATTGATCGATGTTATTCGCCAGGTCCATGCCGGGAAGAAGAGCATTCCGGCGCCAATCGCCGCCCAATTGGCGGAATACTGCAGCGACGGGCTGCTTACCGATCGCGAAGTGGAGGTTCTTCGTCACTTAGTGGAAGGAAATCGCAACCGTGACATCGCAGAGAAGCTCTTCATCACCGAGGAAACGGTAAAGGCTCACATGAAGCACATTATGGACAAGCTCGGCGCCAACGATCGCACACAGGCACTCGTTATCGCCGTACGTCGCGGCGTAATTCAATTGTAG
- a CDS encoding MFS transporter — protein sequence MSVTIETAVGEIPSAKGSFGFRFMAPLCLGSMLNPVNSTMISTALVAIARDSHATVAETGLLIGGLYITSAIAQPTMGRLADRLGARRVFLAGLYLVALAGVAGALAPSLRALIWVRVLLGVGTSAAYPTAVRILRNRAAQTGSVEPRMALGILSMSSLSTVAIGAALGGILTGLGGWRMVFTVNLPLAVLGILLAFLWIPEDETKPAGLGRLAQELDALGIVLFAGVLLTGMFFLMSLGHPSWPMLAVSVLLGFALTRHSLRTKQPFLNIRMLGSNIPLSVTYLRYGAINLMSYCMLYGFSQWLQTGPGFSSTKAGLITLPMSALAALSALAGGRMKSIRNPLIFGTLGLLFAACCIALITSDTAASLLVLLVLPFGLPQGICSNANQAAVYLQAPHEEVGTAAGLLRTSQYVGAIVASSLLGLLFGKHPTDHGMHTLAWVMVVLSAALVIATVADRTLPREAILREAV from the coding sequence ATGAGCGTAACAATCGAAACGGCAGTTGGGGAGATTCCGTCAGCCAAGGGATCGTTCGGATTCCGTTTCATGGCACCTCTCTGCCTGGGATCGATGCTGAATCCGGTGAACTCGACGATGATCTCGACGGCGTTAGTGGCAATCGCGAGGGACTCTCACGCGACTGTTGCCGAGACAGGGCTGCTTATCGGAGGGCTCTATATTACGAGCGCCATCGCGCAGCCAACAATGGGGCGACTGGCTGACCGTCTCGGGGCGCGCCGTGTGTTCCTCGCCGGTCTCTATCTCGTTGCCCTGGCTGGCGTGGCGGGAGCGTTGGCGCCCTCTCTTCGCGCCTTGATCTGGGTACGTGTTCTCTTGGGAGTTGGCACGTCCGCGGCCTATCCTACGGCCGTCAGAATTCTGCGCAACCGGGCAGCACAGACAGGATCTGTCGAACCGCGCATGGCGCTCGGCATTCTCTCGATGAGCTCACTGTCCACCGTGGCGATCGGAGCGGCGCTCGGCGGAATACTCACAGGCCTCGGTGGCTGGAGGATGGTCTTCACGGTGAACCTTCCTCTGGCGGTTCTTGGAATCCTGCTCGCATTTCTCTGGATTCCCGAAGATGAAACGAAACCAGCTGGACTCGGAAGACTAGCCCAGGAACTTGATGCTCTGGGAATCGTGCTCTTCGCAGGAGTGCTTCTCACCGGGATGTTTTTCCTGATGAGTCTTGGCCATCCAAGCTGGCCGATGCTCGCGGTGTCGGTGCTGCTTGGATTCGCGCTTACGCGTCATTCACTCCGCACGAAACAACCGTTTCTCAACATTCGTATGCTCGGGAGCAACATTCCCCTGAGCGTAACGTATCTGCGCTACGGCGCGATTAATTTGATGAGTTACTGCATGCTGTACGGTTTTTCGCAATGGCTGCAAACGGGTCCGGGGTTCAGCAGCACGAAAGCCGGCCTCATCACGTTGCCCATGTCCGCCCTTGCGGCTCTCTCCGCTCTCGCTGGCGGACGGATGAAAAGCATACGTAATCCTCTGATCTTCGGAACCCTGGGTCTTCTTTTCGCCGCTTGCTGTATTGCGCTGATTACGAGCGATACCGCTGCATCGCTCCTCGTACTCCTGGTTCTGCCGTTCGGCCTTCCGCAAGGAATCTGCTCTAACGCGAATCAGGCGGCGGTCTATCTGCAGGCGCCTCACGAGGAGGTGGGAACCGCCGCCGGATTGCTGCGCACTTCCCAGTATGTTGGCGCCATTGTCGCTTCCAGTTTGTTGGGTCTGCTGTTCGGCAAACACCCAACCGATCACGGAATGCACACGCTGGCCTGGGTCATGGTCGTCCTGAGTGCCGCTCTCGTCATAGCGACCGTCGCAGATCGTACGTTGCCTCGTGAGGCGATCCTGAGAGAAGCAGTTTAG
- a CDS encoding isochorismatase family protein — protein sequence MEKIQLDPKTSALILIDLQHGIVARETSPHPASSVVAKAASLAATFRKHSSPVIYVRVDLANMLQVPADRSHGDPRNPPPAIASELVPASGAQAGDLVVTKRHWSAFSGTDLEERLKRAGVKTVVIGGIATNYGVESTARAAAALGFGIVFVEDATSSISAEAHQFAFETIFPMLGRVRTTSEVIEALA from the coding sequence GTGGAGAAAATACAACTCGACCCCAAAACTTCCGCCCTGATTCTCATCGATCTGCAGCACGGCATTGTGGCACGAGAAACGAGTCCTCATCCGGCATCCTCGGTCGTCGCAAAAGCTGCGTCGCTTGCAGCGACATTTAGAAAGCACAGTTCACCGGTCATCTATGTTCGGGTGGACCTGGCCAACATGCTGCAGGTTCCCGCCGATCGCTCTCACGGTGATCCCAGGAATCCGCCGCCCGCAATCGCTTCGGAGTTGGTTCCGGCTTCGGGAGCACAGGCGGGCGACCTTGTTGTGACCAAGCGGCACTGGAGCGCTTTTTCTGGAACCGATCTCGAAGAGAGACTCAAACGAGCGGGCGTGAAGACGGTTGTGATTGGTGGGATCGCGACCAATTACGGAGTCGAGTCAACCGCCCGGGCCGCTGCGGCCCTGGGCTTTGGCATTGTCTTCGTTGAAGACGCGACGAGCAGCATTAGCGCAGAGGCACATCAGTTCGCGTTCGAGACGATATTTCCCATGCTGGGACGCGTTCGAACAACTTCCGAGGTCATAGAGGCCCTTGCTTGA
- a CDS encoding helix-turn-helix domain-containing protein, which yields MPSLSSNPNRPVPQQERAARTHQLFLDTAERLFVEVGYDAMTMTAVAERAGTSIGALYRWFPDKTAVAAALRAKYTVEIEQHWSSLIAGAHTLTTAKFAESLISRTREFVQRRPAYFILRDAPINVSRSAAARKTLREPFVQAFQAKKPTLSHEEALLIANVVVETVKGFLSMIAAAPPNRRAPVTAEFTKMLSLYLEAKFR from the coding sequence ATGCCCTCGCTTTCGTCAAATCCAAATCGACCGGTCCCCCAACAGGAGCGGGCTGCACGAACGCATCAGTTGTTTTTGGATACCGCCGAACGGCTGTTTGTGGAAGTCGGCTACGATGCCATGACGATGACCGCCGTAGCCGAACGGGCGGGGACTTCCATCGGAGCCTTATACCGTTGGTTCCCCGACAAAACTGCAGTGGCGGCGGCGCTGCGCGCCAAGTACACCGTCGAGATTGAGCAACACTGGTCGTCGCTCATCGCAGGCGCGCATACGCTAACCACCGCCAAGTTCGCCGAGTCGCTAATCAGCCGAACAAGGGAATTCGTTCAGCGACGGCCAGCCTATTTCATCCTTCGCGATGCCCCCATCAACGTTTCTCGTAGCGCAGCGGCCCGAAAAACTCTGCGAGAGCCTTTCGTACAAGCCTTTCAGGCAAAAAAACCGACGCTCTCACACGAGGAAGCGCTTCTCATTGCCAACGTCGTCGTGGAAACGGTAAAGGGTTTTCTGTCGATGATCGCTGCGGCTCCTCCAAACCGACGCGCGCCCGTGACGGCGGAATTCACCAAAATGCTCTCGCTGTATCTTGAAGCCAAGTTCCGTTAG